In a genomic window of Mycolicibacter heraklionensis:
- a CDS encoding LysR family transcriptional regulator, which translates to MLFRQLEYFVALARERHFARAAAACYVSQPALSEAIRKLEHELKVPLVRRGQKFEGLTPEGERLVLWARRILADRDALKQEVTALQTGLTGELRIGVIPAAASTVALLSDPFSAAHPLVRVQLETSLRTAEIAERVRRFELDAGIIYPDRDDTADLTVTPLYEEQQVLIAGSELLTGQTDTISWSDVTELPMCLLAEGMRGRRLIDDALASRDLALVPRLETDSFVALLAHVTTGRWATIVPQTWVRAVTLPGTVTLRLLDPDLSAQVALVTSAAEPGSVVARALLEVAQRVDFGATPAP; encoded by the coding sequence ATGCTGTTTCGTCAGCTCGAGTACTTCGTTGCTCTGGCCCGGGAGCGGCATTTCGCGCGTGCCGCGGCCGCCTGCTACGTATCTCAACCCGCCCTGTCGGAGGCCATCCGCAAGCTCGAACACGAGCTGAAGGTTCCGTTGGTCCGGCGCGGACAGAAGTTCGAAGGCCTTACCCCCGAGGGTGAGCGCCTGGTGCTGTGGGCGCGGCGCATCCTGGCTGACCGCGACGCGCTCAAGCAGGAGGTGACCGCGCTCCAGACCGGCCTCACCGGGGAGCTGCGGATCGGGGTCATCCCGGCCGCCGCGAGCACGGTCGCACTGCTGTCGGACCCGTTCTCCGCGGCACACCCGTTGGTACGAGTGCAGTTGGAGACCAGTCTGCGCACCGCGGAGATCGCCGAACGGGTGCGTCGGTTCGAGCTGGACGCCGGCATCATCTACCCCGACCGCGACGACACCGCAGATCTCACGGTCACCCCGCTGTATGAGGAGCAGCAGGTACTGATCGCCGGCAGCGAGCTGCTCACCGGTCAGACCGACACCATCAGCTGGTCGGACGTGACCGAGTTACCGATGTGCCTACTCGCCGAAGGAATGCGCGGCCGGCGGTTGATCGACGACGCGCTGGCGAGCCGGGACCTGGCGCTGGTCCCCAGGCTGGAGACCGATTCTTTCGTCGCGTTGCTTGCCCATGTGACCACCGGTCGATGGGCCACCATCGTTCCGCAGACCTGGGTGCGGGCCGTGACGCTGCCCGGCACGGTGACACTGCGTCTGCTCGATCCGGACCTGAGTGCTCAGGTGGCACTTGTCACCAGTGCGGCCGAGCCCGGCTCGGTAGTGGCCCGCGCTCTGCTGGAAGTTGCGCAGCGAGTCGATTTCGGAGCCACACCTGCACCCTGA
- a CDS encoding PucR family transcriptional regulator, whose product MEILDSLLNENADMVARISGAVLSRLPIYRRMARDDLDAGVRLQVEWVLRSAGSGSTTLSDDDLAAFSAFGERQQRNGIPFDDMIRAWQVGVESLVSGLRQLSGRWETEDGELWRFTESMLASSAVALSETVTGYRRADRDAVEALDAERSRFVRAVLLGLVPSTELRVRAEMYGLDPAAEFVAARARLGDGVSQHGLELALGIDGAAPHRCGVCAVVDGDLAALLTEPPPRAVNGQIGYGPPRKLERLADSYRLAARALVTVQACKLTGAYDLESLGLRSAVAVDVDMGDLLRRRYLEPLVAGGNGEDLIATLRAYLACGMHVESTATRLFVHQNTVRYRLARFEELTGTSLRDTEVLIELWWALELSAMHM is encoded by the coding sequence ATGGAGATTCTCGATTCATTGCTGAACGAGAACGCTGACATGGTTGCCCGAATCAGCGGTGCCGTCCTGAGCCGCCTGCCGATATACCGCAGGATGGCGCGAGACGATCTCGACGCCGGAGTTCGGCTTCAGGTGGAGTGGGTACTGCGTTCGGCTGGGTCTGGCTCCACGACGTTGTCCGACGATGACCTCGCAGCGTTTTCTGCATTCGGAGAACGCCAGCAGCGCAACGGTATTCCTTTCGACGACATGATCCGCGCCTGGCAGGTGGGCGTCGAGTCCCTTGTCTCCGGCCTGCGTCAACTCTCCGGACGGTGGGAGACCGAAGATGGTGAGCTCTGGCGGTTCACCGAGTCGATGCTGGCGTCCTCGGCGGTCGCACTGTCAGAGACGGTCACCGGATATCGGCGGGCGGACCGCGACGCAGTCGAGGCACTGGACGCCGAACGTAGCCGGTTCGTCCGGGCTGTCCTGCTGGGCCTCGTCCCGAGCACTGAACTGCGGGTACGCGCTGAGATGTACGGTTTAGACCCGGCGGCTGAATTTGTTGCGGCCCGGGCGCGATTGGGTGACGGCGTTTCTCAACACGGCCTGGAGCTGGCGCTGGGCATAGACGGAGCAGCACCGCACCGCTGCGGAGTGTGCGCGGTGGTCGACGGCGATCTGGCGGCGCTGCTCACCGAGCCGCCGCCCCGCGCCGTCAACGGGCAGATCGGCTATGGGCCGCCCCGGAAGCTGGAACGGCTGGCCGATTCCTACCGGCTGGCGGCGCGCGCGCTGGTCACTGTGCAAGCCTGCAAGCTGACGGGGGCCTATGACTTGGAGTCCCTGGGCTTGCGCTCCGCGGTGGCGGTGGACGTCGATATGGGCGACCTGTTGCGGCGCCGCTACCTGGAGCCGCTGGTGGCCGGTGGGAACGGCGAAGATCTGATCGCCACGTTGCGGGCCTATCTGGCCTGCGGGATGCATGTGGAGAGCACCGCGACGCGGCTATTCGTTCATCAGAACACCGTGCGTTACCGGCTGGCTCGTTTCGAGGAGCTCACCGGAACTAGCCTGCGGGATACCGAAGTGCTGATCGAGTTGTGGTGGGCGCTCGAACTTTCCGCGATGCACATGTAG
- a CDS encoding GMC family oxidoreductase, producing MANVPDGAHFDFVIVGGGTAGNVVAGRLSENPKVKILIVEAGVGNPWDVDMVSTPGLAMDIRHTESDWDYMATFVDRGVWRRTDKNCTRGRALGGSSAGNYFSWVPGCKPTYDRWAEYGGQEWTWEPLVPYLRKSATYHDDSGTFSSDLHKIGSGGPLPISHNLIPELQAFRDVITQAWTSRGLPLIENYFDGEMNGLTHAVNSIYKGVRSGSYLFVKDKPNITILSEVRSKRLIIDYATRTAKGVTIIDGLGNERSYYADREVILSQGVFESPKLLMLSGIGPGRELHKHGIDVLVDSRHVGQHLLDHPGVPFVLRIKEGFALDSILLRDGPKKDAAIAAYQKDHSGPLGSGFLEMIGFPRIDSYLEKDPIYREAKAANGGLDPFSPEGQPHFELDFVPAFGSAFQWQYPTPSEGDHITVMVDIVRPTYDGGNVTLNSVDPLEQPNIKLNYLSNELDIIGLREGVRFAYDILTKGDGFKDIVVGEYPWEMPLHSDELMRASIQDRVQTSYHPCGTNRLSKNIDQGVVDPKLKVHGVDKLRVIDASVFPIIPDCRIQNTVYMVGEKGADLIKADHKDLFK from the coding sequence ATGGCCAACGTACCCGACGGAGCCCATTTTGATTTTGTCATCGTCGGCGGCGGTACGGCGGGTAACGTCGTCGCGGGCCGTCTCTCCGAGAACCCCAAGGTCAAGATCCTGATCGTCGAGGCCGGTGTAGGTAACCCCTGGGACGTCGACATGGTCAGTACGCCGGGGTTGGCTATGGACATCCGCCACACCGAGTCCGACTGGGACTACATGGCCACGTTCGTCGACCGCGGTGTCTGGCGGCGCACCGACAAGAACTGCACACGGGGCCGGGCCCTTGGCGGCAGCTCGGCCGGCAACTACTTCAGCTGGGTCCCCGGCTGCAAGCCGACCTATGACCGGTGGGCGGAATACGGTGGCCAGGAATGGACTTGGGAGCCCCTTGTTCCGTACCTCCGCAAGAGCGCCACCTACCACGACGACTCCGGGACATTCTCGTCCGACCTTCACAAGATCGGCAGTGGCGGCCCGCTGCCCATCTCGCACAACCTGATCCCTGAACTGCAGGCCTTCCGCGACGTCATCACGCAGGCCTGGACGTCACGGGGCCTGCCTCTCATCGAGAACTACTTCGACGGCGAGATGAACGGCCTCACCCACGCGGTCAACAGCATCTACAAAGGCGTGCGCTCGGGCAGCTACCTGTTCGTCAAGGACAAGCCCAACATCACCATTCTGTCGGAGGTGCGCTCCAAGCGGCTGATCATCGACTACGCCACTCGCACGGCCAAGGGCGTGACGATCATCGACGGCCTCGGCAATGAGCGCAGCTACTACGCCGACCGGGAGGTCATCCTCTCCCAGGGCGTCTTCGAAAGCCCCAAGCTGCTGATGCTCAGCGGTATCGGTCCCGGCCGCGAGTTGCACAAGCACGGCATCGACGTGCTCGTCGACTCTCGCCACGTCGGCCAACACCTGCTCGACCACCCCGGCGTCCCCTTCGTGCTGCGCATCAAAGAGGGCTTTGCTTTGGACAGCATTCTGCTGCGTGACGGGCCCAAAAAGGATGCGGCCATCGCCGCCTACCAGAAGGACCACTCCGGGCCGCTGGGCTCGGGTTTCCTGGAGATGATCGGCTTCCCGCGGATCGACTCGTACCTGGAGAAGGACCCGATCTATCGCGAGGCCAAGGCCGCCAACGGTGGGCTCGACCCGTTCTCGCCGGAAGGGCAACCGCACTTCGAACTCGATTTCGTCCCCGCCTTCGGCAGTGCGTTCCAGTGGCAGTACCCGACCCCGTCCGAAGGCGACCACATCACGGTCATGGTCGATATCGTCCGGCCGACTTATGACGGCGGCAACGTGACGCTCAACAGCGTTGACCCGCTCGAACAGCCGAACATCAAGCTGAACTACCTCTCCAACGAGCTCGACATCATCGGTTTGCGCGAGGGCGTCAGGTTCGCCTACGACATCCTCACCAAGGGTGACGGTTTCAAAGACATCGTCGTCGGCGAGTACCCGTGGGAGATGCCGCTGCACTCCGATGAGCTGATGAGGGCGTCCATTCAAGACCGCGTGCAGACGTCGTATCACCCGTGCGGCACCAACCGGCTGTCCAAGAACATCGACCAGGGCGTGGTCGACCCGAAGCTGAAGGTCCACGGGGTCGACAAGCTGCGTGTCATCGATGCGTCCGTCTTCCCGATCATCCCGGACTGCCGCATCCAGAACACCGTCTACATGGTCGGTGAGAAGGGCGCGGACCTGATCAAGGCTGATCACAAAGACCTGTTCAAGTGA
- a CDS encoding NAD-dependent formate dehydrogenase, with protein MAKCVMVLYPDPVTGYPPKYARDSIPVIESYPDGSTLPTPSKIDFTPGDLVGCVSGALGLRKFFEENGHELVVTSDKDGPGSEFERELPDADIVISQPFWPAYITKERFAKAPKLKLALTAGIGSDHVDLAEAQARGVTVAEETWSNSISVAEHAVMQILALVRNFVPSHQVVVDGGWNIADCVQRSYDIEGMDVGVIAAGRIGRAVLERMKPFGVKLHYFDVHRLSPELEQQLDVTYHPDVESLARSVDVVSIHSPLIAQTHHMFNEKLLGSMRRGSYIVNTARAEETDQKAIVAALKSGQLAGYAGDVWYPQPPPADHPWRSMPNQAMTPHMSGSSLSAQARYAAGTREILEDWFAGKPIRSEYLIVEGGKFAGTGAKSYAQ; from the coding sequence ATGGCGAAGTGTGTGATGGTGCTCTACCCCGACCCGGTGACCGGATACCCGCCGAAGTACGCCCGCGACAGCATCCCGGTGATCGAGAGCTATCCGGACGGCTCGACACTGCCGACCCCGTCGAAAATCGACTTCACCCCCGGCGATCTGGTGGGCTGTGTCTCGGGGGCATTGGGGCTGCGGAAGTTCTTCGAGGAGAACGGCCACGAGTTGGTGGTCACGTCCGATAAGGATGGACCGGGCTCGGAGTTCGAGCGCGAGCTGCCGGACGCCGACATCGTGATCTCCCAGCCGTTTTGGCCGGCCTACATCACCAAGGAGCGGTTCGCCAAGGCGCCCAAGCTGAAGTTGGCGCTGACCGCGGGCATCGGATCGGACCACGTGGACCTGGCCGAAGCGCAGGCGCGCGGCGTCACTGTTGCCGAGGAAACCTGGAGCAACAGCATCAGTGTGGCCGAGCACGCGGTGATGCAGATCCTGGCGCTGGTCCGCAATTTCGTTCCGTCCCACCAGGTGGTCGTCGACGGCGGGTGGAACATCGCCGACTGCGTACAGCGCTCCTACGACATCGAAGGTATGGATGTCGGGGTGATCGCCGCCGGACGGATCGGGCGGGCGGTGCTGGAGAGGATGAAGCCGTTCGGCGTGAAGCTGCACTACTTCGACGTCCACCGGCTCTCCCCGGAGTTGGAGCAGCAGCTCGACGTCACCTATCACCCGGATGTCGAGTCGTTGGCCCGGTCGGTGGACGTGGTCTCCATCCACTCGCCGTTGATCGCCCAGACCCACCACATGTTCAACGAGAAGCTGTTGGGCTCGATGCGGCGCGGCTCCTACATCGTCAACACCGCCCGGGCCGAGGAGACCGACCAGAAGGCGATCGTGGCGGCATTGAAGAGCGGCCAGCTTGCCGGCTACGCCGGTGACGTCTGGTACCCGCAGCCACCGCCCGCCGACCACCCGTGGCGCAGCATGCCCAACCAGGCCATGACACCGCACATGTCCGGCTCCAGCCTGTCCGCGCAGGCCCGCTACGCGGCCGGCACCCGGGAGATCCTCGAAGACTGGTTTGCCGGCAAGCCGATTCGCTCGGAATACCTGATCGTCGAAGGAGGCAAGTTCGCCGGCACCGGAGCGAAGTCCTACGCGCAGTAA